The proteins below come from a single Eubacterium limosum genomic window:
- a CDS encoding THUMP domain-containing class I SAM-dependent RNA methyltransferase: protein MNRQVHLIATTAFGLESVVKDEIKRLGYEIEAVENGRVYYTGPLSAIPESNLWLRCADRVLLKMGQFRAETFDTLFEKTKALPWEDWIPVKGVFPAAKITSVKSKLFSKSDGQRIVKKAVVERLKKVYNVGWFEETEGNYPIHIQILKDEVVLSIDTSGSGLNKRGYRQYGNEAPLKETIAAALVYLSRWQPHRVFLDPLCGSGTIVIEAALMGKNIAPGLKRNFASEEWPAIPARLWEEARENAHAAVNDREFRLLGSDIDPAALKQARINAELAGVSGYVAFEKMPVQSVATKRRYGVIVTNPPYGERIGQEKEIQALYRDMGEAFSGLEDWSYFIITGYPEFERYFGKKATKNRKLYNSTIKTYFYQYFGPLPPRKRREEAEDDR from the coding sequence ATGAACAGACAAGTACATCTGATCGCGACGACAGCTTTTGGGCTGGAGAGCGTGGTAAAGGATGAAATTAAACGCCTGGGTTATGAGATCGAGGCGGTTGAAAACGGGCGGGTTTATTACACCGGTCCTCTTTCAGCCATTCCGGAATCCAATTTATGGCTGCGGTGCGCAGACCGGGTTCTGCTGAAAATGGGGCAGTTTCGGGCGGAAACCTTTGATACGCTCTTTGAAAAAACCAAGGCGCTGCCCTGGGAGGACTGGATTCCGGTGAAGGGGGTCTTTCCAGCGGCCAAGATCACCAGCGTAAAATCCAAGCTTTTCAGCAAATCGGACGGACAGCGGATTGTGAAAAAGGCAGTGGTTGAGCGGCTGAAAAAAGTCTACAATGTGGGCTGGTTTGAGGAAACCGAAGGTAATTATCCCATCCACATCCAGATTTTGAAAGATGAGGTGGTTTTGTCCATTGACACCAGCGGCTCTGGCCTGAACAAGCGCGGCTACAGACAGTACGGCAATGAGGCGCCGCTCAAGGAAACCATTGCCGCGGCACTGGTTTATCTGTCGCGCTGGCAGCCCCACCGTGTTTTCCTTGACCCGCTATGCGGCTCTGGAACCATTGTCATCGAGGCGGCCTTGATGGGGAAAAACATCGCGCCGGGGTTAAAACGGAACTTTGCTTCTGAGGAATGGCCGGCGATACCAGCCCGACTGTGGGAGGAAGCGCGGGAAAATGCCCATGCGGCTGTCAATGACCGTGAATTCCGCCTTCTGGGGTCTGACATTGACCCGGCGGCGCTGAAGCAGGCGCGTATCAACGCAGAGCTGGCTGGCGTGAGTGGCTATGTGGCCTTCGAGAAGATGCCCGTGCAGTCCGTCGCCACCAAAAGACGCTACGGGGTCATTGTCACCAATCCGCCCTACGGCGAGCGCATCGGTCAGGAAAAGGAGATTCAGGCACTCTACCGCGACATGGGCGAGGCGTTTTCAGGCCTGGAGGACTGGTCCTACTTTATTATCACCGGCTATCCGGAATTTGAGCGTTATTTCGGCAAAAAAGCCACGAAAAACCGCAAGCTCTACAACAGCACCATCAAAACCTATTTTTACCAGTATTTCGGCCCGCTGCCGCCCAGAAAGCGGCGCGAGGAGGCAGAGGACGACCGGTAG
- the rlmB gene encoding 23S rRNA (guanosine(2251)-2'-O)-methyltransferase RlmB → MKKNDRKKPRNDRGREQKKESYHRADLKRRDTRRQDDEGDDSFVIVGKNPVMEALRSEQQMDKLLILKDNKDHVLGDIAEKARKRGIVVQSVEKVKLEGLADGQPHQGVAAMMAPFPYSSIEDVLAKADAKGEEPLVVILDHLTDPHNLGAIIRSANLCGVHGVIIPKRRSASLTAVSVKASSGAVAHTPIVKVGNLTQCIDELKAKGFWIMAADMDGAPYYKNDFKGKLAIIIGNEGKGISPNVKKQCDYSVSIPLYGDIDSFNASAAAAIILSEAARQRHQ, encoded by the coding sequence ATGAAAAAGAATGATCGTAAAAAGCCACGGAATGACCGTGGGCGGGAACAGAAAAAGGAAAGCTATCACCGGGCGGACCTGAAGCGGCGCGACACGCGCAGACAGGACGATGAAGGGGACGACAGCTTTGTGATCGTGGGCAAAAACCCCGTGATGGAAGCGCTTCGCTCAGAACAGCAGATGGATAAGCTTCTGATCCTCAAGGATAACAAAGACCATGTGCTGGGCGACATTGCCGAAAAGGCACGCAAGCGGGGTATTGTGGTCCAGAGCGTTGAGAAGGTCAAGCTGGAGGGGCTGGCGGACGGACAGCCGCACCAGGGCGTGGCAGCGATGATGGCGCCCTTTCCCTACAGCAGCATCGAGGATGTGCTGGCAAAGGCAGACGCTAAGGGTGAGGAACCCCTTGTGGTGATCTTAGACCACCTGACCGATCCGCACAACCTGGGCGCGATTATCAGAAGCGCCAACCTCTGCGGGGTACACGGGGTCATTATTCCAAAACGCCGGTCGGCGAGCCTGACAGCCGTATCGGTCAAGGCATCCTCGGGCGCGGTGGCCCATACTCCCATTGTCAAGGTCGGAAACCTGACCCAGTGCATTGATGAGCTCAAGGCAAAGGGCTTCTGGATCATGGCAGCGGATATGGACGGCGCGCCTTACTACAAAAACGATTTTAAGGGCAAGCTGGCCATTATCATCGGCAACGAGGGCAAGGGCATCAGCCCCAATGTGAAAAAACAGTGTGATTACAGTGTTTCGATTCCGCTTTACGGCGATATTGATTCTTTTAACGCGTCGGCCGCAGCGGCCATTATCCTGAGCGAGGCGGCCAGACAGCGCCACCAGTAG
- a CDS encoding NYN domain-containing protein, with product MSKLKTYLIVDGYNVIHHLAEMKGLTDFSLEEAREDLIEQLNSYSGLMGYETVLVFDAYSQENASRREEIRGRIKVVFTEKNKTADTYIEKLVFSLPRPYTVKVVTSDYTLQRVVLANGGERVPSRELIQAMAESAKQVRKQYRQNESGTRNKLEDYMDDEVLSVMKELRKGNVED from the coding sequence GTGTCAAAATTGAAAACCTATCTGATTGTCGACGGCTACAATGTGATCCACCATTTGGCTGAGATGAAAGGGCTGACCGATTTTAGCCTGGAGGAGGCCCGGGAGGATCTGATCGAGCAGCTGAACAGCTACAGCGGGCTGATGGGCTATGAGACGGTTTTGGTTTTTGACGCCTATTCCCAGGAAAACGCCTCGCGGCGCGAGGAGATACGGGGACGCATCAAGGTGGTCTTTACCGAAAAAAACAAAACCGCCGACACCTATATTGAAAAACTGGTATTCAGCCTGCCCAGGCCCTACACGGTCAAAGTGGTTACCTCGGACTATACACTCCAGCGTGTGGTGCTGGCAAACGGCGGGGAGCGGGTGCCGTCCCGCGAACTGATTCAGGCCATGGCTGAGAGCGCGAAGCAGGTCAGAAAGCAGTACCGCCAGAATGAGAGCGGTACCCGCAACAAGCTGGAGGATTACATGGACGACGAGGTGCTGTCCGTTATGAAAGAACTGAGAAAAGGAAATGTGGAGGATTGA